The Chitinophaga caeni genome segment ATAAAGTTCGTGAGCAATATAATGCTATTACAGGCGGCATCGTTCAATTTGTCCAGGAAAATACACGCGTAAACCCGGTGGTGGAAAAAAGGCTGGCAGATAAAGTTGCGCGTAAAGGTCGCCTGCAAGATACCCTTTTGAGTTCTTTTTGGATAATAGTACTCGGCGGACTAATTACCGGCGGCTATTACCTCGTGCAATACCGCTTGGAAAACCCGCCCGCGGCCATTCATAAGTTGAGCTCGGCCGCGGTTCCGCCAAACCAACAAATGGCGGGCGCCGTTGGTGAAATTGAAAATATACAAAGAAGGCAGGCCACCAATCAACCTATTGTTGAAAATGCCGTGTTAAGAACGACTACCGGTCCGGATAGCATGACCCTACACCACCCCGCCCAAGAAAATACCGGCAACTTAAAAACCGGTGCCTTACCCGCGGTTATTAAGAAAGTTGATTCCAGCAAAATGGTGATCAAAAAAGATCTTTTACAGGTAAAAAGCCCGAAAGATTCTTCAAATAACAAACTGCACGATACCAAGGTCATACCGCAAGCAGAAAAGAGCTTGGTAACTGCATTGAACAAACCGGCGGAAAAAGTTAATAGCAATCCTGATAATGATAACTCCATAGCCAAGAAAGATAAGGATGTAGCCCCCCCTAAAAAACAAGAAAATGAGACTTCTAGCGTCATGCCATCTAACGACGAGTATTTGTACAGGGCAGCATTATTATACCAGCAGCAAGGCGCTTACGATGAAGCGATCAGCCAATTCAAAAAACTAAGTAATTCAAGGGGAAAATACAATGAACTGGCAAAATATCAATTAGCTCAATGTTACAAGCAAAATGGGCAACATGGTAAGGCTCGCCGCTTGCTGAAAGAAATTGCCAGGGGCGATGGTAGCATGAAAACAGCTGCGCAATCTGCTCTCAATGATATGAATTAACCGTCCTTATATCATCTTTTTTTTCTTTACTTTATGGAATTTCAATAAAGCATCATCTTTATATGGAAATTCTATCTTTACACTGTGAATCATCCGAACGCCCAACAACATACAGACCAGGAATTGATACATCGGTTTAGAGCCGATGGCAGAAGCGATTGGATAGGTATACTATTCGACCGCTACGCACTATTGCTTTTAGGGCTTTGCATGAAATATTTGAAGAACGAAGAAGATGCCAGGGATAGCGTGCAGCAGATATTTCTAAAGGTCTTACAGGAGATCAACAAACACGAAATCGTGTTTTTCAAGGCCTGGATATACCAGGTAACGAAAAACCATTGCTTGATGATCTTGAGAAGGCAGCAGAAATTTCACCAGGCCGAGCTGACCGACTCCAATGTTCCTGCTACTACCATGCAAGAACAACATCCACAATCGCAACATCAACAAAAAGATCAGATGTTGCAAAACATGGAACATGCCTTGGAGCAATTAAACGAGGAACAACAGACTAGCGTTAGGTTGTTTTACCTGGAGAAGAAATCTTACCAGGAAATTGTTGATATGACAGGATACACGTTATTGCAGGTGAAGAGTTATATCCAAAATGGTAAAAGAAACTTAAAAATATTACTCGAGAAAATTAACCAGTCGAATGGCTAACTGGATACCATAGCCATCAATTTATGAGCGATCAATTTCATGACATATTTGTAGAAACGAATTGCCTCGGTCAACAAGAACTGCTGGACTACCTGCAAGGGAAACTCTCCCCTGCTGAGCAACATCGTGTTGAGCAACATCTAGCAGATTGTGAAATGTGTAATGATGCATTGGAAGGGTTACAACAAATTACCAAGAAAGAAAAAATTCCATTTTGGCTGCGTGAAATCAAATGGAACCTGATGAAAAAATTAAGGTTAAAAAACCACCGCAAACGCAAATTAAAAATTTATGTATCTGCCATCTTGGTGACTGCCATCGTGCTATTACTAGTATTTATGGTTTACTGGGTCATTTTTGAAATCAGGAGAGGTAACTAAAAACCGGCTACGGAAAATATATAGACAATAAACGATAACGGGCAAAATCCGCGCAGCAATATTAAAACCCGCTAACAAAGCTGATAACCCTAATACAACTTTCGATCTTCCTTTTGCATCCAATCTCCGAATACTCGTAATGCCTCTTCGCTGGGGCAAGCTATAAACGGGATCTTCCTATCCGCCAAGGGAACATTCAATTCGCGGTAAATAAACGAATCATCGAATTGGATAGCCGCGGCGTCTTCTTTTTTGTTCGCAAAATAAACGCGCTCCGGCCGCGCCCAATAAATAGCCCCCATGCACATGGGGCAAGGCTCGCAGGAAGTATAAATCTCGCATCCCGTTAACTGGAATGACCCTAAATGCTGGCAAGCTTTCCTGATGGCCACTACCTCCGCGTGGGCTGTAGGATCATTTGTCAGCAATACCTCGTTATATCCTTCACCGATAATCTCGTCACCTTTTACTACTATCGACCCAAAAGGTCCGCCAGCGCCACTATTCATACCTTTGGCAGATAATGACACGGCATATGCCAAGAACTTCTTCTCCCTTTCACCAAATGGATATTTTGTCATATGAGCTAACATTATTACAGGATTAAATTTACTAAATTTTGCCCCTCTTAAAATAAAAAACCCGGACGAAGAATCGTCCGGGGGATGTTTTCCTGTAACTGTATATTGTCGTTTATTGACTAGACTAAAATTATTTGTTGCGAATTACCACAACACCATCGAAAACATCGATTAACACTGGTTTTGTTTTATCGATCTCCCCTGCTAAGATTTTCTTACTTAATAAGTTTACAATCTCTTTCTGAATCAATCTTTTCAATGGTCTTGCACCGAATTGCGGATCATAACCTTGTTCCGATAAGTAATCCAATGCATATTCAGAGAATTCCAATATCATGCCATTTTTTGCAACAAGGTCCTTTAAATGTTGTAATTGTATGTTAATAATTCCTTTCACTTCAGAACGCATCAGTGGCTGGAACATAATCACTTCATCTACGCGGTTCAAGAACTCGGGGCGAATCGTTTGTTTCAACAGGTTCATGACTTGCTCTTTCGTATTTTCAACTACTTCTTCCTTGTTCTCGGCGGAGAGCTTTTCAAAGTTTTCTTGTATAATATGGCTACCCATATTACTTGTCATGATGATGATCGTATTCTTAAAGTTCACCACGCGGCCTTTATTATCCGTCAGTCGACCATCATCCAATACTTGCAGCAGGATGTTGAATACGTCAGGGTGCGCTTTCTCTATTTCATCAAGTAATACCACGCTGTATGGCTTACGGCGCACGGCTTCCGTTAATTGTCCGCCTTCATCATAACCCACGTATCCCGGGGGAGCTCCAACCAAGCGGCTTACAGCATGTTTTTCTTGATACTCACTCATATCGATGCGCGTCATCATACTGTCATCATCGAAAAGATAGTCCGCCAGCGCTTTCGCTAGTTCCGTTTTACCTACACCGGTGGTTCCGAGGAAAATAAAAGAACCGATAGGGCGTTTCGGGTCTTGCAAACCCGCGCGGCTCCTGCGGATAGCATCCGCTACGGCCACGATTGCCTCATCTTGTCCTACCACCCTCTTGTGCAATTCTTCTTCGAGTTGCAATAATTTCTCGCGCTCGCTTTGCATCATTTTGGCTACGGGAATACCGGTAGCTTTAGCAACATTTTCCGCGATATCTTCAGCATCCACTTCTTCTTTCAATAGGCGCTTGTTATTGGTCGACAAGGCCTCTAGCTCCCCTGTAAGCTTAGTCACTAGCTCCTCTTGCTCCTTGACCTTACCGTAACGGATTTCCGCTACGCGACCATAATCACCGTTTCTTTCGGCAGTTTCAGCTTCATGCTTAAAGTTTTCAATAGCAGCTTTAGCATTCTGTACCTGGTCGACTAATTCTTTTTCCTGTTTCCATTTAGCGGTGAAGGTGTTTCTTTCTTCGCTCAAACGGCTGATTTCTTCGGCTAATTCACGGAGTTTCGCTTCATCATTCTCGCGTTTGATCGCTTCCCTTTCAATTTCAAGTTGGCGGATCCTACGTTCCAGCTCGTCTAGCTCTTCCGGCATGGAATTCATTTCCAAGCGAAGTTTAGCTGCACTTTCATCGATCAAGTCAATAGCTTTATCAGGTAAAAAGCGGTCCGTTATATATCTTTGCGAAAGCTCCACCGCGGCTATAATTGCCTCATCCTTAATGCGGACATGGTGATGACTTTCATATTTTTCCTTGATACCCCTGAGGATAGAGATGGCATCTTCCGCGGTAGGTTCATCAATCAGTACTTTTTGGAAACGGCGTTCCAAGGCTTTATCCTTTTCAAAATATTTTTGATATTCGTTTAAGGTCGTAGCGCCGATAGCTCTCAATTCACCTCTTGCCAATGCCGGTTTCAAGATATTTGCGGCATCCATAGCTCCTTCCATGGCACCCGCGCCAACGAGTGTATGGATTTCATCAATAAAGAGGATAATTTCCCCATTACTTTCACTCACTTCTTTAACCACCGCCTTCAAGCGTTCTTCAAATTCGCCGCGGTATTTAGCGCCAGCCATTAAAGAACCCATATCCAAAGCAAAGATTATCTTGCTTTTCAGGTTATCAGGCACATCGCCATTCACAATACGATGGGCCAAGCCCTCTGCAATGGCAGTTTTACCAACCCCCGGTTCACCAACCAAGATCGGGTTGTTTTTAGAACGGCGTGATAATATATGTAAGGTGCGTCGAATCTCCTCGTCACGGCCGATAACGGGGTCTAATT includes the following:
- a CDS encoding nucleoside deaminase, encoding MTKYPFGEREKKFLAYAVSLSAKGMNSGAGGPFGSIVVKGDEIIGEGYNEVLLTNDPTAHAEVVAIRKACQHLGSFQLTGCEIYTSCEPCPMCMGAIYWARPERVYFANKKEDAAAIQFDDSFIYRELNVPLADRKIPFIACPSEEALRVFGDWMQKEDRKLY
- a CDS encoding zf-HC2 domain-containing protein: MSDQFHDIFVETNCLGQQELLDYLQGKLSPAEQHRVEQHLADCEMCNDALEGLQQITKKEKIPFWLREIKWNLMKKLRLKNHRKRKLKIYVSAILVTAIVLLLVFMVYWVIFEIRRGN
- a CDS encoding tetratricopeptide repeat protein: MNNNLFNDEKLLKIFSSVRCLSKEQLPRYLDGSMTPLERHLIEQHLVSCDLCHEALQALQDDKVREQYNAITGGIVQFVQENTRVNPVVEKRLADKVARKGRLQDTLLSSFWIIVLGGLITGGYYLVQYRLENPPAAIHKLSSAAVPPNQQMAGAVGEIENIQRRQATNQPIVENAVLRTTTGPDSMTLHHPAQENTGNLKTGALPAVIKKVDSSKMVIKKDLLQVKSPKDSSNNKLHDTKVIPQAEKSLVTALNKPAEKVNSNPDNDNSIAKKDKDVAPPKKQENETSSVMPSNDEYLYRAALLYQQQGAYDEAISQFKKLSNSRGKYNELAKYQLAQCYKQNGQHGKARRLLKEIARGDGSMKTAAQSALNDMN
- the clpB gene encoding ATP-dependent chaperone ClpB, coding for MNLNNFTIKSQETLQQAQQLAFNHQNASIESGHLLKALLDDEDNSVEYLLKKNDVNTSFIQNKLNEQLQKYPVISNGEGGQTLSRDANNALLRAGSSIKEFKDEFVSVEHLLLGLLGGSDDTAKLLKDAGLTEKGLKAAITELRKGGTVNSQTADAQYNSLEKYAKNLNELASAGKLDPVIGRDEEIRRTLHILSRRSKNNPILVGEPGVGKTAIAEGLAHRIVNGDVPDNLKSKIIFALDMGSLMAGAKYRGEFEERLKAVVKEVSESNGEIILFIDEIHTLVGAGAMEGAMDAANILKPALARGELRAIGATTLNEYQKYFEKDKALERRFQKVLIDEPTAEDAISILRGIKEKYESHHHVRIKDEAIIAAVELSQRYITDRFLPDKAIDLIDESAAKLRLEMNSMPEELDELERRIRQLEIEREAIKRENDEAKLRELAEEISRLSEERNTFTAKWKQEKELVDQVQNAKAAIENFKHEAETAERNGDYGRVAEIRYGKVKEQEELVTKLTGELEALSTNNKRLLKEEVDAEDIAENVAKATGIPVAKMMQSEREKLLQLEEELHKRVVGQDEAIVAVADAIRRSRAGLQDPKRPIGSFIFLGTTGVGKTELAKALADYLFDDDSMMTRIDMSEYQEKHAVSRLVGAPPGYVGYDEGGQLTEAVRRKPYSVVLLDEIEKAHPDVFNILLQVLDDGRLTDNKGRVVNFKNTIIIMTSNMGSHIIQENFEKLSAENKEEVVENTKEQVMNLLKQTIRPEFLNRVDEVIMFQPLMRSEVKGIINIQLQHLKDLVAKNGMILEFSEYALDYLSEQGYDPQFGARPLKRLIQKEIVNLLSKKILAGEIDKTKPVLIDVFDGVVVIRNK
- a CDS encoding RNA polymerase sigma factor, whose product is MNHPNAQQHTDQELIHRFRADGRSDWIGILFDRYALLLLGLCMKYLKNEEDARDSVQQIFLKVLQEINKHEIVFFKAWIYQVTKNHCLMILRRQQKFHQAELTDSNVPATTMQEQHPQSQHQQKDQMLQNMEHALEQLNEEQQTSVRLFYLEKKSYQEIVDMTGYTLLQVKSYIQNGKRNLKILLEKINQSNG